A region of the Syntrophorhabdaceae bacterium genome:
CCGATCTGGAAGGCAGCCGATGTCGGCGCCGATGCAAGCGCGGTTGATAAGGCCAACGCTCATTCCGAGGTTGTCGGCCTCACCGTACCGTCACGCAAGGTCGAATGCGAAATGGTTACCGGCGCTACACCCGGTGAAGCCGCTACAAACCTGGCTTCCAAGCTCGCCAATCTGATATAACGGAGGATAATTCCATGGATAACTATAAAGGTGTTTTAATATGTGGCGAAATCGTAGAAGGAAAGCTATCCCCTGTGAGCGTGGAGCTTCTCGGGGCCGGAAGAAAACTCGCCGGTGATCTTGGCGAGGAGTTGAGTATTCTTCTAATGGGCAGCAAGGCGGGCGAACTCGCGCAAGAGGCGATTGCTTTGGGCGCCGATACTGTCTACACCGCCGAAGATGCCGCGCTCGATGCGTACAACTCTGATGCATATACCCAGGTAGCGGCAAATCTCTGCAAGAAGGCGCTCCCTGCTATCATATTGTTCGGTCATACTGACATAGGCTGTGACCTGTCTCCCAGGCTCAACGGCCGTCTGGGTGGCGGGCTTGCGATGGAGTGCATGACGCTCTCTATCGATGCCGCGACAAAATCTCTCCTGGCGGTTCGGCCCGTTTTCGGCGGCAACGCCCACGCCACAATGGTGTCCAAAGCCGCTCGTCCTCAGATGGCTACGGTCAGGGCGAAAGTCTTTGGCCCGGCAGAACGCGCCGATGCACGTGAGGGTAAGGTTGTTCCCGTGGAGGACAAACTCGACGCTTCACTTCTGAAAGTGAAGGTCGTAGAAAAGATTAAGGAACAGGTCGAAGGCGTGAAACTGGAAGACGCCGAAATCGTCGTGTCCGGTGGACGCGGTATGGGCAACGCCCAGGACTTCGCCAAGCTCCGCGAACTTGCCGATATACTCGGCGGTGCCGTGGGCGCTACCCGGGTTGCGTGCGACGAGGGATGGGCTCCGGCCACGCTCCAGGTCGGCCAGAGCGGAAAAGTCGTCAGCCCGAAGATTTACTTCGCCATTGGTCTTTCCGGCGCCATGGCCCATTTGGCAGGCTGCCTGGGGGCAAAAAATATTGTAGCCATCAACAAGGACAAAGAGGCCAATATCTTCAATGTCG
Encoded here:
- a CDS encoding electron transfer flavoprotein subunit alpha/FixB family protein — translated: MDNYKGVLICGEIVEGKLSPVSVELLGAGRKLAGDLGEELSILLMGSKAGELAQEAIALGADTVYTAEDAALDAYNSDAYTQVAANLCKKALPAIILFGHTDIGCDLSPRLNGRLGGGLAMECMTLSIDAATKSLLAVRPVFGGNAHATMVSKAARPQMATVRAKVFGPAERADAREGKVVPVEDKLDASLLKVKVVEKIKEQVEGVKLEDAEIVVSGGRGMGNAQDFAKLRELADILGGAVGATRVACDEGWAPATLQVGQSGKVVSPKIYFAIGLSGAMAHLAGCLGAKNIVAINKDKEANIFNV